DNA sequence from the Novosphingobium sp. KACC 22771 genome:
TTTGCCTGTCGCATTGCTAAAGGCAAAAAACCGTTTCCCACTTTTTTGCGCGATGCTTTATGCCCCCAACTCATGACCAGCATAGCCATTTGCGCCCCCGCTTGCCCGATCACGCCCGAAGATGCCGCCCGCGTGGAGGCGATCGCGGGCGACTATGGGGCCAGCGTCCATATTCACCCCCAATGCTATGCCTCGGCAGGGCATTTTGCCGGGGATGACGCCTTGCGGCTCGCCGCTTTTCTGGAATGCGCGAATGATCCGGCGTTTGACGCGGTGTGGTTCGCGCGCGGCGGCTATGGCAGCAATCGAATTGCCCAAAACGCGGTGGCGCAACTGGGCGCGGCGGCGGCGCACAAGTGCTACATGGGCTATTCCGACATGGGCTATTTGCTGGGCGCGCTTTATCGCGCGCGGGTGGGGCGGGTATGCCATGGTCCGATGGTGGCCGATGGCCGCCGCGACGGGGGAGAGGCCGCCCTGCGTCGCGCTCTGGGCTATTTTACCGGCGAACGCGAAGGGCTTGAGCCATCTTTGGCGGACGAGAAGCATCCCGTGGCGGCGTTTAATCTGACCACGCTGGCCATGCTGGCGGGCACGCCGATCATGCCGGGGCTGGCGGGCCATGTGGTGATGATCGAGGAGGTCAGTGAACATCTCTATGCCATTGACCGGCTGATGTTTCATGTGACCGCGCATCTGGGCGGCGTGGCGGGGGTGCGGCTGGGGCGGGTGTCGGATGTGCCCGACAACGACCGGCCCTTTGGCGCCGAGGCGCAGGAAATCGTGGCCGATTGGTGCGCGCGCCATGCGATTCCCTATCTGGGCAGGGCGGATATCGGCCATGATGCGGATAACCACGTCGTTCCGTTTGGTCTTGCAACTGGCGTCCATCCGCAATAACCCGCGCCCACTTTGCATTTTTCAGGGATTATCGCGCAATGCGGGCTTTCGTTTTTCCGGGTCAGGGCAGCCAGAAGGTTGGTATGGGCGTCGAGCTGGCAGCGGCCAGCGCCGTGGCCCGCGAAGTGTTCGAAGAGGTCGATGACGCGCTGGGCCAGAAGCTCTCCGCGATCATGGCCGAAGGGCCGGAAGACGCGCTGACGCTGACCGAGAATGCGCAGCCCGCGATCATGGCCAATGCCATCGCCACGTTGCGCGTGCTGGAGGCCGAGGGCGGCATCCGTCTGGCCGACAAGGCCGATTTTGTCGCGGGGCATTCGCTGGGTGAATATACGGCGCTGTGTGCGGCGGGGGCTTTCAGCCTTGCCGATACGGCGCGTTTGCTGAAACTGCGCGGGCAATCCATGCAGGCGGCGGTGCCGGTGGGCGTGGGCGCGATGGCGGCCTTGCTGGGCGCGGATATTGAGAAGGCTTCGGCACTGGCCGCTGCGGCGGCTGAGGGCGAAGTCTGCACCGTGGCCAATGACAATGATCCGGGTCAGGTTGTCCTTTCCGGCCACAAGGGCGCGATTGAGCGGGCGATTGCCTTGGTGAAGGAGCATGGCATCAAGCGCGGCGTGGCGCTGCCGGTGTCGGCGCCTTTCCATTGCCCGTTGATGCAGCCTGCCGCCGATGCGATGGCCGAGGCTTTGGCGAAGACTGCGCCGGGCGCTCTGTCGGTCTCGCTGTTCGCCAATGTGACCGCTGATGTCGTGACCGATCCGGCCTTGGTGCAAAAACTGCTGGTCGAACAGGTTTGCGGCCGGGTGCGTTGGCGCGAAAGCGTGATCGCCATGCAGGCGGCGGGCGTTACCGAATTCGTCGAACTGGGCGGTAAGGTGCTTGGCCCGATGATCGGTCGCACCATCAAGGACGTAAAGATTACCAGCGTGGTGACGATGGCCGACATCGAAGCGCTGCTGAAGGAGATTTGAGCGATGTTTGATCTGACGGGTATGACCGCGCTGGTGACGGGCGCATCGGGCGGCATCGGTTCTTCGGTGGCCAAGGCTTTGGCCGGGCAGGGCGCGCGTCTGGCGCTCTCGGGCAGCAACCAGGCCAAGCTGGAGGCCTTTGCGGCCGAACTTGGCGGCGATCATGTGTGTCTGGTGGCCGATCTGTCGGACAAGGACAGCGTGGAAGGGCTGATCCCCGCCGCTGTGGCCGGTCTGGGCAAGCTGGACATTCTGGTCAACAATGCCGGGATTACGCGCGATAACCTCGCCATGCGCATGAAGGATGATGAGTGGGATGCCGTCATCCGCATCAATCTTGAAGGCGCGTTTCGCCTGATGCGCGCCGCGACCAAGCCGATGATGAAGGCCCGCTTTGGCCGCATCATCAACATCACCTCGGTCGTGGGCGCGACGGGTAATCCGGGGCAGATCAACTATGCCGCCGCCAAGGCGGGCCTTGTCGGCGCGTCCAAGAGCCTCGCGCAGGAACTGGCGAGCCGCAATGTGACGGTCAATTGCGTGGCCCCCGGCTTTATCCGCACGGCGATGACCGACGTCCTGCCCGATGCCCAGAAGGAAGCGCTGAACGGTCGCATCCCGATGGGCCGCATGGGCGAGGGGCAGGATATTGGCGCGGCGGTCGCTTTCCTTGCCAGCAAGGAAGCCGGTTATGTCACGGGCCAGACGCTGCATGTGAACGGCGGGATGGCAATGTTCGCCTGATGTCAAAAGGGCGGGGTGTTTCAGGCGCTCCGCCCTATCCTTTTGTCACGCTGCCCTCGGCCACGTGCCATTGCGCCGCCTTGCCGGCCAGCGCATCAAAGGGCGCGGTTTCCGTGCCGGTCATCCACACCTGCGCCGCGCCGCCCTCCAGCCTTTCAAACAAGGCGCCGCGCCGGATCGGGTCGAGATGGGCCGCCACCTCATCCAGCAACAGCAGGCGCGGGCGCTCCGCATCGCCCGACAATTCCGCATGGGCCAGCGTGATGGCAATCAGCATCGCCTTTTGCTCGCCGGTTGAGCATTCGGCCGCCGCCTGATTTTTCGCCGCCATGGTCACGCCAAGGTCATCGCGATGCGGCCCGGTCAATGTGCGCTGGGCCGCGCGGTCCCGGCGGCGTTGGTCGCGCAGCGCCTGCGCCAGATCCGCCGCCGCAATCCGCCCGCCCGCCTGATAGGTCAACGCAGGCCGCGCAAAGGGCGAGGGGGGCAGGGTTTCGAGCTTGGCGTTCAGCGCCTCGATCAACCGCGCCCGCCCGCCTGCCAGCGCGCCGCCCGCCTCGGCAATCTGCGCCTCTATGGCGTCCAGCCAGCGCGCATCAGGCTCCTGTGGGGCGGAGAGCAGGCGGTTGCGCTCGCGGATCGCGGCCTCGGTGCGGGCGGCATGGGCGGCATGGGCCGGGTCCAGCGCCAGCGCCAAGCGATCCACAAAGCGCCGCCGCCCGCCTGGCGAATCCATGAACAACCGGTCCATCGCAGGGGTCAGCCAGAACAGGCCCAGCCATTCCGACAGCGACAGCGCGCTGGCATCCGCGCCATTGACGCGCACGATGCGGCGGCCCGGCTTGTCCGGCGCGGTGCCTGTCCCCAAACGCACCCCCGCGCCATCGCGCAGCAGATCGGCCGAGACTGCAAAGGCCCCATCGCCCGCCTGACCCGCCATATCGGGCAGGGCGGCCCGGCGCAGTCCGCGCCCCGGCGCAAACAGCGAGATCGCCTCAAGGATATTGGTCTTGCCCGCGCCGTTCTCGCCCACCAGCAGGTTGAACTTGCCCGTCCCCTCCAGCGCGGTGGCGCGGTGGTTGCGGAACCAGCCCAGACGGATGCGATCAAGCGCCATGGGCCGCGCTGTAGCCGGATTGCGCGAGCCATGCCAGCCTTGGTGAAAAATGCGAAGGCTTGGGATTTTGCACCATGCGGCGCGCCTGGGTAGGGCCGGATTTCGGGCGTTTCGCCAATTGGCACGGGCCATGCAGATACCTCGCCACAAGCGGCGGCCACCGACCGGCCCCGCGCCAAGGAGAAAAACCATGAACAATTACGACCCGATCCGCCCCGCCAATGGCTTCATGCTCGACCGCCGCAACAAGAAGATCTTTGGCGTCTGTTCGGGGATCTCGGCCTATTTCGACCTCGACGTTACGCTGGTGCGCGTTGCCTTCGCGCTGGGGGCTTTGCTGGGGTTTGGGTCGTTGCTTCTGGTCTATCTGGCGATTGCGTTGATTGCGGATTGATGGGGGGCGGGTGGAATATGCCTCCGGCGGGCAAAGGGACTGGTCCCTTTGCAATCCCATTACTGTCCATGTCGTGTTTGGGGGTGACCGAAGCTGGCGCCTGCCACGTTTGAATTATAAAGCCTGCGGCGCTTTTGGCGCAACTTCGCCGCGCCGCAGGCTTTCAAACCCCCATCCAAAACACCGCGCAGCGCATGAAACACCGCCCCATTAACGGGATTGCAAAGGGACAAGTCCCTTTGCCCGCCGGAGGCAAACTCCCCTTAAACCTCCGCCGCCTTGGCAAAGGGCGAGAACGCGGTGTCGGTATCAAACACATCCACCCCTTCGCGCTTTTTCAGGAAGCCCACCACCCAGTAGGTTGCCGGCGTCAGGATCACTTCCCAGCTGACCTTGATCGCCCATTGGGTCCAAGCCACCTGCATCACTTGCGCGCCGGTCCAGCCATCGGCGGCGTAGAAGGCGAGGGGGTAGAACAGGGCGCTGTCCACCGCCTGGCCAAAGACGGTCGAGCCGATGGTCCGGGTCCACAGCTTTGACCCGTTGGTCATGATCTTCATCTTAGCCAGCACAAAGCTGTTCACGAACTCGCCCGCCCAGAAGGCCGCGACCGAGGCAAAGACGATGCGCGGGGTTTGGCCGAACACGCTTTCATAGGCGGCCTGCCCCGTCCATCCGGCGTCCGGCGGCAGGGCCACGACGACCACGCTCATGAACACCATGAAGATCAGCGCCCAAAAGCCCACCCAGATGCAGCGCCGCGCATGGGCATAGCCATAGACCTCGGTCAGCACATCGCCGATGATATAGGAAATGGGGAAGAACATGACCC
Encoded proteins:
- a CDS encoding queuosine precursor transporter; its protein translation is MSQSPLFRLEGSAGARRHFRYFDYVMAAFVTILLLSNLIGAGKRAVVDLPFIGPWPFGAGVMFFPISYIIGDVLTEVYGYAHARRCIWVGFWALIFMVFMSVVVVALPPDAGWTGQAAYESVFGQTPRIVFASVAAFWAGEFVNSFVLAKMKIMTNGSKLWTRTIGSTVFGQAVDSALFYPLAFYAADGWTGAQVMQVAWTQWAIKVSWEVILTPATYWVVGFLKKREGVDVFDTDTAFSPFAKAAEV
- the fabG gene encoding 3-oxoacyl-[acyl-carrier-protein] reductase; protein product: MFDLTGMTALVTGASGGIGSSVAKALAGQGARLALSGSNQAKLEAFAAELGGDHVCLVADLSDKDSVEGLIPAAVAGLGKLDILVNNAGITRDNLAMRMKDDEWDAVIRINLEGAFRLMRAATKPMMKARFGRIINITSVVGATGNPGQINYAAAKAGLVGASKSLAQELASRNVTVNCVAPGFIRTAMTDVLPDAQKEALNGRIPMGRMGEGQDIGAAVAFLASKEAGYVTGQTLHVNGGMAMFA
- a CDS encoding LD-carboxypeptidase, yielding MTSIAICAPACPITPEDAARVEAIAGDYGASVHIHPQCYASAGHFAGDDALRLAAFLECANDPAFDAVWFARGGYGSNRIAQNAVAQLGAAAAHKCYMGYSDMGYLLGALYRARVGRVCHGPMVADGRRDGGEAALRRALGYFTGEREGLEPSLADEKHPVAAFNLTTLAMLAGTPIMPGLAGHVVMIEEVSEHLYAIDRLMFHVTAHLGGVAGVRLGRVSDVPDNDRPFGAEAQEIVADWCARHAIPYLGRADIGHDADNHVVPFGLATGVHPQ
- the fabD gene encoding ACP S-malonyltransferase — protein: MRAFVFPGQGSQKVGMGVELAAASAVAREVFEEVDDALGQKLSAIMAEGPEDALTLTENAQPAIMANAIATLRVLEAEGGIRLADKADFVAGHSLGEYTALCAAGAFSLADTARLLKLRGQSMQAAVPVGVGAMAALLGADIEKASALAAAAAEGEVCTVANDNDPGQVVLSGHKGAIERAIALVKEHGIKRGVALPVSAPFHCPLMQPAADAMAEALAKTAPGALSVSLFANVTADVVTDPALVQKLLVEQVCGRVRWRESVIAMQAAGVTEFVELGGKVLGPMIGRTIKDVKITSVVTMADIEALLKEI
- the recF gene encoding DNA replication/repair protein RecF (All proteins in this family for which functions are known are DNA-binding proteins that assist the filamentation of RecA onto DNA for the initiation of recombination or recombinational repair.), producing the protein MALDRIRLGWFRNHRATALEGTGKFNLLVGENGAGKTNILEAISLFAPGRGLRRAALPDMAGQAGDGAFAVSADLLRDGAGVRLGTGTAPDKPGRRIVRVNGADASALSLSEWLGLFWLTPAMDRLFMDSPGGRRRFVDRLALALDPAHAAHAARTEAAIRERNRLLSAPQEPDARWLDAIEAQIAEAGGALAGGRARLIEALNAKLETLPPSPFARPALTYQAGGRIAAADLAQALRDQRRRDRAAQRTLTGPHRDDLGVTMAAKNQAAAECSTGEQKAMLIAITLAHAELSGDAERPRLLLLDEVAAHLDPIRRGALFERLEGGAAQVWMTGTETAPFDALAGKAAQWHVAEGSVTKG
- a CDS encoding PspC domain-containing protein; the encoded protein is MNNYDPIRPANGFMLDRRNKKIFGVCSGISAYFDLDVTLVRVAFALGALLGFGSLLLVYLAIALIAD